CCCGCGGTACGGCTCGCAAGATTGACGCATGGCGCCCTCCAGCACGAACGAGGTATGCATGTGGGGTAGTCGGTTGCGCATCCCTCGTACCCGATGCGAGCGGCGGGTACGCAGACGCCAAGTGAAAGCAGAACGCGACCGACGCTGCCGACCGCAAATATCGTGTTGCTTGCAACGCGAAGCGCTTGTTTGGGAAGGCAATCCGATCCCGGAGCACGCGCTGCCCACGCTTTTCGATCCGTGACCCCGGGCAGGGCCACCCAACCGGCGTGGGAGGCAGGCATGGGACTGGGCCTGAACATCTGCCGCTGCAAGATGCGCTACTGTGCTCCGGCCTCCTGCCAGTGCTGAGACTTTGCCGCTGATTCAGGCGGCAAGGGAAATCGGACGACCACCGCCCCGCCACGTAGGACTCCCGGCGGGAACCCGCAACGCCTCCAGGCTAATTGCGCAGCCCGCACTGCTCATTACGGCCTACATATACCTTTCAATCACGAAGCGCTGCTCAAGAATTAAGCACGCACTGGCGACCGCATGTCGCACTGCACACACGAGTAAAACCGTTATAGTGGCTGGGTTTGGGTCGCCCTATTTTTGCAGTGCGGTTCAGATCGCCAGGCGCGATCGGGCCCCGTGTGCGGCCTTGCCGGTTGTCGAAAAAGGGCGCCGAAGTGATTCGGCCCCCTGTCAGCTTCGCCAGTCTCTGCCTACACCTCAAAAGGAAGTCCCTGTGAAATACATTCCCCGCATCGCCGCATCTGCTGCCCTCGTCGTCGTCGCTTTCGCTGCTGTCACGTTTGCCCAGATCAAGTTCGCTCCGGATTCCGCCGAGAAGAACCCGGTTGCCCGGATCGTCCTCAACGTCGAGTCGCAACTGAACGGCTGATCCCCGCCCTCAACGACAGGCGCCGTCGTCCTCGGCGCTCTCGCGCCAGTTGCCGCTCCGTACCGCGGCACCACGCGCACTGCTGGCCGGCGATGCCAAACTCATGTTTGAGCGTTTCCAATCCCTCCTCGCGCGCCAGATTGCTGCACGGAAAGAACGTCTGCATTTCTGCCAGCGCACACGATCGAAAAGCCCGTCGCCATCCACATGGGATGTGCAGCGGGCTGCACGGAACGTCCTGAACGGTCGGTTTGGTGCATTCGCCATCGGCCCGGAATCGGCCGATTCTGTTGAAAAACTCGCCCGAGAAGTGGAATCTTGCCTATCCTGGTAGACATCGATCGGCGGGGGGTACATCGTCATGATGGGTCAACAAGGTGGTGGTCAGGATAGTCTCTTCTACGCCTTCAACCTTGATGATCATGTGCCGCGCGACCATCCGCTGCGAGGAATCGATCACTTCTTTGACGCTGGAGACCTGCGGCAACACCTGGCGCCGTTCTACAGTCACACGGGGCGTCCCTCAATCGATCCAGAATTGATAGTCCGCATGCTGCTCGTGGGCTACTGCTTCGGTATTCGCTCCGAACGCAGACTGTGCGAAGAGGTTCATCTGAACTTGGCGTATCGCTGGTTCTGTCACCTGGGGCTGGACGACGCCGTCCCGAATCATTCGACCTTCTCAAAGAACCGGCATGGCCGGTTTCGCGATAGCGATACACTGCGTCACGTGTTCGAATCGGTTCTGCGGCGATGCATGAGCGAAGGACTGGTGGGCGGCGAAGGCTTCGCCGTTGACGCGAGTGTCGTGAAGGCAGACGCCAATCGTGCTCGCGGCGCTGCTGGCATTGAAGGTGTCGACTGGAGCGCGCTGGATCGACCAAGTCGCGCGGTACGTGAATATCTCAAGGCGCTCGACGAGAGTGCTGTAGCTAACGACAGCACGTCGCCAGAGACAGAGCCTGAAACGCCGCCGAAGAAGATCTCGCTGACTGATCCGGCAGCGCGTTATACCGCCGCCCCGGGAGGTCCAGCCTGCTACGCATACTCCACCAACTACCTGATCGATCTGCAGGCCGGAATCATCGTCGATGTTGAGGCCACGCCGGCACACAGATCGCAGGAGGTTGAGTCGACGAAGACGATGATCGATCGGGTCGAAGAGCGTTTCCATCTCAGGCCTGAACGTTTGGTGGGGGACACCGCCT
This genomic interval from Paraburkholderia sabiae contains the following:
- a CDS encoding transposase, with the protein product MMGQQGGGQDSLFYAFNLDDHVPRDHPLRGIDHFFDAGDLRQHLAPFYSHTGRPSIDPELIVRMLLVGYCFGIRSERRLCEEVHLNLAYRWFCHLGLDDAVPNHSTFSKNRHGRFRDSDTLRHVFESVLRRCMSEGLVGGEGFAVDASVVKADANRARGAAGIEGVDWSALDRPSRAVREYLKALDESAVANDSTSPETEPETPPKKISLTDPAARYTAAPGGPACYAYSTNYLIDLQAGIIVDVEATPAHRSQEVESTKTMIDRVEERFHLRPERLVGDTAYGTGKMLGWMVEEKGIEPHVPVWQRAAHADNVFPNSDFDWIEQANEYRCPGGHALRSNWRAFKNARTHVTKEDTVIYRSSQHDCAECSMKNQCCPDTPRRKITRSVHEAARDHARAIATTPQYKRSRRERKKVEMLFAHLKRILRLDRLRLRGLSGAHDEFLLAATAQNLRRMAKRLMWGSKKAEVATA